A region of the Kribbella sp. NBC_01245 genome:
CCACCACGCGGTCGATCTCGTGCCGGATCGCGATCATCGCGTCGCAGAAGCGGTCGAGTTCACCGAGGTCTTCGGACTCGGTCGGCTCGACCATCAACGTGCCCGCGACCGGGAACGACATCGTCGGTGCGTGGAAGCCGTAGTCGATCAGGCGCTTCGCGACATCGTCGACGGTGATACCCGTCTCCTTGGTCATCGGGCGCAGGTCGAGGATGCACTCGTGCGCGACCAGGCCGTTCTCCCCGGTGTAGAGCACGGGGAACGCGCCTTCGAGCCGCTTCGCCACATAGTTGGCCGTCAGTACGGCGGCCTTGGTCGCGGCGGTCAGACCCTCGGCACCCATCATGCGGATGTACGCCCAGGAGATAGCGAGCACACCGGCCGAACCGAACGGCGCCGCGCTGATCGGGCCAACGCCGGACTCGGGCCCGGCCTGCTCCAGCAGCGGGTGGTTCGGCAGGTACGGCGCGAGGTGCGCGGCAACGGCCACCGGGCCGACGCCGGGACCGCCGCCACCGTGCGGGATGCAGAACGTCTTGTGCAGGTTCAGGTGGCTGACGTCGCCGCCGAACTGGCCGGGCTTGGCCAGACCGAGCAGAGCGTTCAGGTTGGCGCCATCGACGTACACCTGGCCGCCGTGGTCGTGCACGATCTGGCAGACCTCGGTCACGCTCTCCTCGTAGACCCCGTGGGTCGACGGGTAGGTGATCATGATCGCGGCCAGGTTCTCCCGGTGCTGCTCGGCCTTGGCGCGCAGGTCGGCCAGGTCGATCGTGCCGTCTTCGTTGCCCTTGACAACAACAACCTTCATGCCGGCCATCACCGCGGAGGCGGCGTTGGTACCGTGCGCGCTCGCCGGGATCAGGCAGACGTCGCGGTTCTCGTTGCCCTGGGCAAGGTGGTACGAACGGATCGCCAGCAGGCCGGCGAGCTCGCCCTGGCTGCCCGCGTTCGGCTGGATCGACACCTTCGCGTAGCCGGTGACCTCGGCCAGCCAGCGCTCGAGCTGCGAGATCAGCTTCACGTAACCGGCCGCGTCCTCGATCGGGGCGAACGGGTGCAGATCGGCGAACTCGGGCCAGGTGACCGCCTCCATCTCGGTGGTGGCGTTCAGCTTCATCGTGCACGAGCCGAGCGGGATCATGCCGCGGTCGAGCGCGTAGTCGTAGTCGGACAGCTTGCGCAGGTAGCGCAGCATGGCCGTCTCGGAGCGGTGGGTGTTGAAGACCGGATGTGTCAGGTACTCGCTGGTCCTCGTGACCTCTGCCGGCAGCTTCGCGCCGGTGAGTGAGGCGTCGAAGGTGACGCCGAACGCGCGGCACACCCCGACGAGCGCGCTGGCGTCGGTCTTCTCGTCGCAGGAGATACCGACGTGGTCCGCGTCGACGAGACGCAGCCAGATGCCGGTCTGCCGGGCGTTGTCGACCACGTCCGCCGCACGGCCGGGAACGCGCGCGAGCACGGTGTCGAAGAAGTCGTCGTGCACGACCTCGACACCACCCGCACGCAGCGAGGCGGCGAGGTTGTCCGCGTGGTCGTGCACCCGGTCCGCGATCGCCTTCAGACCGTCAGGCCCGTGGTAGACGGCGTACATCGAAGCGACGACGGCCAGCAGGACCTGCGCCGTACAGATGTTGGAGGTGGCCTTCTCGCGGCGGATGTGCTGCTCGCGGGTCTGCAGCGCCAGCCGGTACGCCGGGGCACCGTCGACATCGCGCGAGACGCCGACGAGGCGACCGGGCAACGAGCGCTCGAGCCCGGCGCGAACCGACATGAAGCCCGCGTGCGGACCGCCGTAGAACAGCGGCACGCCGAAACGCTGGGACGAGCCGATCGCGATATCGGCACCAGCCTCACCCGGCGAAGCGAGCAACGTCAGCGCCAGCAAGTCCGTCGCCACCGCGACCAGCGCGCCGGCCTCGTGCGCAGCGTCGACGAGCGGCTTGAGATCACGTACGACGCCACCGGAGCCCGGGTACTGCACGAGCACGCCGAAGTAGTCGCCCTCGGGCATGCCGTCCGACGTGTCGGCGACGACGACGTCCAGGCCGAGCGCCTCCGCACGCGTCTGCACGACGGCGATGGTCTGGGCGAAGCAGTCGGCGTCGACCAGGAAGCGGTTCGACTTGGACTTCTTGTTCGACCGGTGGGCCAGCGTCATCGCCTCGGCGGCGGCCGTGCCCTCGTCGAGGAGAGACGCGTTCGCGGTGGGGAGGCCGGTCAGGTCGGACACGGCGGTCTGGAAGTTCAGAAGGGCTTCGAGGCGGCCCTGGGAGATCTCGGGCTGGTACGGCGTGTAGGCCGTGTACCAGGCGGGGTTCTCGACGAGGCGGCGGACGATCACCGACGGCGTGAAGGTGCCGTAGTAGCCCTGGCCGATCATCGTGGTCGCGATGTTGTTGCGGGCGGCAAGGCTTCGCAACTCCGTCAGGGCGTCGACCTCGGAGGCCGGTTCGGGCAGCCGGAGCGCCTCGGTCGACCGGATCGAGGCGGGCACGGCGGCGTCGACGAGGGCGTCGACATCGGCGTACCCCAGGGTCTGCACCATGCGCGCGATCTCGTCCGGGCGGGGCCCGATGTGCCGGTCGGCGAACACGGCTGAGGTCTGCGGGTGGATTTCAGTCATCGAGAAGGCTCCGTTGCTGCTGACAAGGATGTCGGTGCTGCTGGTGGCCCTCCCCCTCTGTCACGGGCAGGGGGCACCCACTTCAGAGTCGCCTGTGGCACCCGGTCCATGGGCCTGAGAGGTTCCGGGGAGGAATTGCCCCTTCGGCGCCCAGGCTTTTGGTTCGCCTGAGACTCTCCCGAGTGCTGTGCACGGCGGCATTTCAACTACCAGCCGAGCGTACCAGCGTGGTCCGCCCGGTCCAGCATCGAGCCTGCGACCGGTCATCCGGCGCAGGCTCGATTGGTGCGTTTGGTGCGTTTGGTTCTTGGTTCAGCCGGTCATGCGCGCGCGGCGGCGGGCGGCCAGCTCGTCGCTGTGGTGAGCGGTGTCACTGTCGGAGCCGACCCGCTCGGTCGGCAGCTCGGACAGCGAGCCCTCGACCTCACGCCAGACGCCGCCGAGCGCGATACCGAACACGCCCTGACCGCCGGCCAGCAGATCGATCACCTCATCCGGCGAGGTGCACATGTAGACACTCGCGCCGTCGCTCATCAGCGTGATCTGGGTCAGATCGTCCATGCCTTGCTCGCGCAGGTGGGCGATCGCCGTACGGATCTGCTGCAACGAGATACCGGCGTCGAGCAGCCGCTTGATCACCTTGAGCAGCAGTACGTCGCGGAAACCGTAGAGCCGCTGCGTACCGGAACCGGTCGCCGGGCGCACCGTCGGCGCCACCAGACCCGTCCGGGCCCAGTAGTCCAGCTGGCGGTAGGTGATACCGGCGGCGGCACACGCGGTCGGACCGCGGAAGCCGACATCGTCCGGCATCGGTGAGAGGTCATCGTCGAAGAGCAGACCCTGCACGCCAGCGGTCGCGGCGGCCTCGGCGTGCGCTTCCGACCTCTCTTGTGCGACGGTCTGCGCCGTCACATCGGTGTCGCCGGTGCGTGTCACGCCAGAGCCTCCCTAGAAAACCCGTTCTGATGCCTGAAAGGAGCGGATCACATCGGTGGAGTTACACACCCCACAACTCCTTCACGGTAGGCCGCCGAACAGGGCCGGTCAACGACGTGGGCATCGAGCGACGTGCGTGTCGCAGCAACCAACCTCAATCGTTACCTGAGGGTGAGGGTGTTGCATTCATCGGTCCGAAACTGCCCTCTCCCGCCGCAGACCTGTGCCGGCCCGCTGTGCCGAGAGGGCAGTTTCGGACCGATGAATGCAACCCCGTGGTCACCCCTCCGCCGTCCTCCTGCCGCGAGTGGTCGCGTCATGCCCCGTCCACTCGCGGGAGGTTCAGAGGATGACCACTCGCGGATGGTTCAGGGATGACGCGAACGCCTTCTGGGATGGCGCAGATGGTCTTCGACCACTCGCGGAGAAGGAAAGGGCGCGCGCCTGGTGAGCCGCATTCCGCGTCCGACCGTCGCCGAGGGGGACGGACGTCGGCTGCGGGGCGTTAGCTTTTGTCGAAGTCTTCTGGGGAGACTTGGTCGAGGAATTCGCGGAAGCGCTCGACCTCTTCTTCCTCTTCGACCTCGTCGTCGGCGGAGTCCAGTTCGGGCACGGGGATACCGGCCTCGGCGAGGATCTCGTCGGCGCAGAACAGCGGGGTGCCGGTTCGCAGGGCGAGGGCGATCGAATCCGAGGGACGGGCCGAGATCTCGGTCTTGTCGTCGAAGACCAGTACGGCTTCGAAGACGCCCTCGTTCAGGTTCACGATCCGGACCTGCGTAAGTCGGTGACCGAGTAATTCGATCACCGAGGCGAACAGGTCGTGGGTCAGCGGTCTGGGCGGTTCCATGCCCTGCTGGGCGAAAGCGATCGCACTCGCCTCCGCCGCTCCGATCCAAATTGGCAGGTAGCGCTCGCCCCCGACCTCCCGTAACAGGACGATCGGCTGGCTCGAGGGCATTTCCACCCGTACTCCGACTACGTCGACTTCGCGCACATCTTCAGCCTACTCTGCGAGCGGGAAGGCCCGGCCCGCCCTGGCGTGGCCCGCGGACAAATTCAGCGTTTGGCGTTGCGGGGGCGTTTGAGGCCGGAGCGGACGAGGGCGGCGTGGAGGCGGACCGAGAGAGCGGCGAGTTCCTTGACGGTGTCGTCGGCCTTGCGGGTGGCTTCGGCACCACGCTGGCGCGCGAGCGGGCTCACCACTTGCTCGATCAGACCGATCTCCCGGTCGGCCGCCGTACGGAACGGACGCAGGTGCCGGGGCTCGACGCCGTACGACGCGAGCTCGCTGGCCGTCTTGGCGATCAGCAGGGCCTCGCCGTCGTAGTGGCCGTCTCGCGCGATGACCAGGCCGTAGCTCTCGAGTTGGCCGAGGACCTCGGCGGTGATCCCCGCGGCGGTGAGCAACTCGGCCCGGGTCAACCGCAAGTCGGTCGACGGCGGGCTGAAGTCATGCGGCTTCGGGAGATCCGCCGGCTCGGACAAATCGCTCGGCGGCTCGGGGTTGGCTGCGACAAAAACAGGTGGGCGCAGGCCCCGGTCCATCGCCGAGAGGTGTTCCTTGATGACCTTCAGCGGCAGGTAGTGGTCGCGCTGCGCCGACAGGACGTAGCGCAGCCGCGCCACATCCTGTTCGGTGAAACGGCGGTAGCCCGACGAGGTCCGGGCCGGCTCGACCAGGCCCTCCGCTTCCAGGAAGCGGATCTTCGAGATCGAGATCTCCTCGAAGTCGGGACTGAGCCGAGCCAGCACCTCTCCGATGCTGAAACCCGGCTGCGGACTGCCGCTGGTCACCTCACTGGCCGCTGGCGTAGTAGACCAGGCGGTACTTGCCGATCTGGACCTCATCCCCGTTCGCCAGGGAGAGCTCGTCGATGCGGTCGCGGTTCACGTAGGTGCCGTTCAGGCTGCCCACGTCGCGGACCTTGACGCCCGCGCCCTCGCGGCGGAACTCCGCGTGCCGGCGGGAGACGGTGACGTCGTCCAGGAAGATGTCGCTGTCGGGGTGCCGACCCGCGGTCACGACATCGGTGTCGAGCAGGAACCGGCTGCCCGCGTTCGGACCGCGCTGCACGATCAGCAGCGCCGATCCGGCCGGCAGCGCGTTGACGGCGGCCTCGTCCTCATCGGACAACTGCTCGCCGGAGTCGAAACGCTCGGTGTCCGGTTCGGCGCCGATGGCGGTCAGCATCGCGGTGTCGCTGACCCCGGGCGGCGTCACCGGGCGGTCAGCGCCAGGGAGCATCGATCCGCACTGCGAGCAGAACCGGCTGCCCTCGGAATTCTCGTGCCCGCACTGGTTGCAGAACGGCATGCTGTCATCCTCCAGATCGCCGTGAAGCGGTGTTTCGCCCGGATATGGGAACTGCTTAGCGAGAGTGCCGATGGTATGCCGGACCTCAACCCTCAACCAGCGGTTGAGGTCCGGCAAACCTATCAGTTCTGCTCGAGCTGTCCCTGGTAGGTCTCCGCGTCCATCAGCGCCTCGACCTCTTCGGGGTCCTCCACGTCGATGTCGAGCAGCCAGCCCTCGCCGTACGGGTCGCTGTTCACCAGGTCGGGCTGGTCGGAGAGCGCCTCGTTCACGGCGACGATGGTGCCGTTGACGGGCGCGTACAGATCGCTCACGCTCTTGGTCGACTCCAGCTCGCCGCAGGAGTCACCGGCCCGCACCTTCGCGCCGACCTCGGGCAGCTGGACGTACACGATGTCACCGAGTGCGTCCTGCGCGAAGTCGGTGATACCGACCCGGGTCGGCCCCTCGCCCGTCTTCACCCACTCGTGCTCGGCCGTGTACTTCAGGTCTTCGGGGTACACCGTTGTCCTCGTTTCGCTCAGTGGAACTGGCACAGCTTGTAATGGCTTGGAAATCTGACAGCTCAGGCGATCGCGATCACCTGGTCGGGCTGGGCGCCGGGCGAGCGTAGCGATGCTCCTCGGGCCTGTGCAAGGCGGTGATCTGAATGACACGAAGCTCGGTCACTTCGGCAGTGCCGCCGACCTGCGGACCCTCGATCTCGCTGATCAGACCGCCGGGGAAATTGGCCGCCTCGGCGAGGTTGTGGGAATCACCGATCGCCTCGATCACGTACGGTGAACCGACCTTCTCGCCGTCGATCCGGACACCCGGCGAGTCGTCGACCAGATCGGTGCTGGCGACCACCCGGACCGAGCCGTTGATCTGGATCGCCTCCGCGCCGGCATCGCGCAGCTCCTCGATGGCGTCGAGCAGATTGCTGGAGGTGACCTTGTCCTCCGGATCGTTCAGCGTGATGCGCACGCCTGGGCCCTGCGCCTTCGCCGTACCCGCGAGGATGCTCAGCACCCTCGCCTGCTCCTCGGCCTGCTGGCGCGCGGTGGCGGTCTTGTCCGCACTGGACGAGAGCGACTCCTTGCGGGCCTGCAACTCGACGATCTCACTCTCCAGCCGGCGAGTGGAGTTGCCGAGGCCATCGAGGATCGCGATCAGGTCCTCGCGGCGAGCGTTCGCATAACCGTCGTCGGCCCGGTTCACCCGGACCTGGACGACTGCCATGAACGCGACCAGCCCGAGCACGACGGCGACGATGGCCTGGCCGCGCGAAGGCTTGAACCCGGCGCGGATCCGCTGCCAGGCCAGGTTCGGCGGTTTGGGACCGGGCATCGGCGTGGGCTTGGCCGGGTGCCGGTCGCTCGCGTCCGCCTGGACCTCGGGCAGCACCTCGGGGCCTTCGGGTTTCGTGCCGTCCGGCTGCTTGGGTGTGTCGTTGGTATCGCTCATAGCGCTGTCCTGTCAGGCCCGGAAGATGTGGCGCCGGATCGCGGCCATGTTGGTGAAGATGCGGATGCCGAGCACGACCACCACGCCCGTGGACAGCTGGGAGCCGACGCCGAGCTGGTCGCCGAGGTAGACGATCAGGGCCGCGATCAACACGTTGGAGATGAACGACACGACGAAGACCTTGTCGTCGAAGATGCCGTCCA
Encoded here:
- a CDS encoding DUF881 domain-containing protein; the encoded protein is MSDTNDTPKQPDGTKPEGPEVLPEVQADASDRHPAKPTPMPGPKPPNLAWQRIRAGFKPSRGQAIVAVVLGLVAFMAVVQVRVNRADDGYANARREDLIAILDGLGNSTRRLESEIVELQARKESLSSSADKTATARQQAEEQARVLSILAGTAKAQGPGVRITLNDPEDKVTSSNLLDAIEELRDAGAEAIQINGSVRVVASTDLVDDSPGVRIDGEKVGSPYVIEAIGDSHNLAEAANFPGGLISEIEGPQVGGTAEVTELRVIQITALHRPEEHRYARPAPSPTR
- a CDS encoding bifunctional nuclease family protein, which produces MREVDVVGVRVEMPSSQPIVLLREVGGERYLPIWIGAAEASAIAFAQQGMEPPRPLTHDLFASVIELLGHRLTQVRIVNLNEGVFEAVLVFDDKTEISARPSDSIALALRTGTPLFCADEILAEAGIPVPELDSADDEVEEEEEVERFREFLDQVSPEDFDKS
- a CDS encoding FHA domain-containing protein — translated: MPFCNQCGHENSEGSRFCSQCGSMLPGADRPVTPPGVSDTAMLTAIGAEPDTERFDSGEQLSDEDEAAVNALPAGSALLIVQRGPNAGSRFLLDTDVVTAGRHPDSDIFLDDVTVSRRHAEFRREGAGVKVRDVGSLNGTYVNRDRIDELSLANGDEVQIGKYRLVYYASGQ
- the gcvP gene encoding aminomethyl-transferring glycine dehydrogenase is translated as MTEIHPQTSAVFADRHIGPRPDEIARMVQTLGYADVDALVDAAVPASIRSTEALRLPEPASEVDALTELRSLAARNNIATTMIGQGYYGTFTPSVIVRRLVENPAWYTAYTPYQPEISQGRLEALLNFQTAVSDLTGLPTANASLLDEGTAAAEAMTLAHRSNKKSKSNRFLVDADCFAQTIAVVQTRAEALGLDVVVADTSDGMPEGDYFGVLVQYPGSGGVVRDLKPLVDAAHEAGALVAVATDLLALTLLASPGEAGADIAIGSSQRFGVPLFYGGPHAGFMSVRAGLERSLPGRLVGVSRDVDGAPAYRLALQTREQHIRREKATSNICTAQVLLAVVASMYAVYHGPDGLKAIADRVHDHADNLAASLRAGGVEVVHDDFFDTVLARVPGRAADVVDNARQTGIWLRLVDADHVGISCDEKTDASALVGVCRAFGVTFDASLTGAKLPAEVTRTSEYLTHPVFNTHRSETAMLRYLRKLSDYDYALDRGMIPLGSCTMKLNATTEMEAVTWPEFADLHPFAPIEDAAGYVKLISQLERWLAEVTGYAKVSIQPNAGSQGELAGLLAIRSYHLAQGNENRDVCLIPASAHGTNAASAVMAGMKVVVVKGNEDGTIDLADLRAKAEQHRENLAAIMITYPSTHGVYEESVTEVCQIVHDHGGQVYVDGANLNALLGLAKPGQFGGDVSHLNLHKTFCIPHGGGGPGVGPVAVAAHLAPYLPNHPLLEQAGPESGVGPISAAPFGSAGVLAISWAYIRMMGAEGLTAATKAAVLTANYVAKRLEGAFPVLYTGENGLVAHECILDLRPMTKETGITVDDVAKRLIDYGFHAPTMSFPVAGTLMVEPTESEDLGELDRFCDAMIAIRHEIDRVVAGEWPADDNPLVNAPHTASAVINDKWDHKYTREEAAFPQSVDRTAKYWPPVRRIDGAHGDRNLICSCPPPEDFE
- a CDS encoding small basic family protein, which codes for MIAVLGLVLGVVIGLLVAPDVPEWAQPYLPIAVVAALDAVFGALRAFLDGIFDDKVFVVSFISNVLIAALIVYLGDQLGVGSQLSTGVVVVLGIRIFTNMAAIRRHIFRA
- a CDS encoding MerR family transcriptional regulator; the encoded protein is MTRTGDTDVTAQTVAQERSEAHAEAAATAGVQGLLFDDDLSPMPDDVGFRGPTACAAAGITYRQLDYWARTGLVAPTVRPATGSGTQRLYGFRDVLLLKVIKRLLDAGISLQQIRTAIAHLREQGMDDLTQITLMSDGASVYMCTSPDEVIDLLAGGQGVFGIALGGVWREVEGSLSELPTERVGSDSDTAHHSDELAARRRARMTG
- the gcvH gene encoding glycine cleavage system protein GcvH, translating into MYPEDLKYTAEHEWVKTGEGPTRVGITDFAQDALGDIVYVQLPEVGAKVRAGDSCGELESTKSVSDLYAPVNGTIVAVNEALSDQPDLVNSDPYGEGWLLDIDVEDPEEVEALMDAETYQGQLEQN
- the ftsR gene encoding transcriptional regulator FtsR; amino-acid sequence: MLARLSPDFEEISISKIRFLEAEGLVEPARTSSGYRRFTEQDVARLRYVLSAQRDHYLPLKVIKEHLSAMDRGLRPPVFVAANPEPPSDLSEPADLPKPHDFSPPSTDLRLTRAELLTAAGITAEVLGQLESYGLVIARDGHYDGEALLIAKTASELASYGVEPRHLRPFRTAADREIGLIEQVVSPLARQRGAEATRKADDTVKELAALSVRLHAALVRSGLKRPRNAKR